The DNA segment CGAGAACGATTTTGTCGCGCAGCTCGCGCGTCTCGCCGTCGACCCGAACGCGCGCGAAACCCTCTTTCGCGGCTTCCTCGAACAGCTTGGTATGCTCGCCCTTGCGGCCGCGCACGAGCGGCGCGAGCAGCTGAATCCGAGTCCCCTCGGGCAGCTCCAGAATCGAGTCGACGATCTGTTCGCTCGACTGCGTGCTGATCTCGCGACCGCACTTGTAACAGTGCGGCGTCCCGATGCGTGCGAAGAGCAAGCGCAGGTAATCGTAGATTTCGGTGACGGTGCCCACGGTCGAGCGCGGGTTGCGCGACGTGGATTTCTGATCGATCGAGATCGCGGGGGACAGCCCCTCGATGTAGTCGACGTCGGGCTTCTCCATTTGCCCCAAGAACTGCCGGGCGTACGACGACAGCGACTCGACGTAGCGCCGCTGTCCCTCAGCATAGATCGTGTCGAAGGCAAGCGACGATTTCCCGGAACCCGAAAGTCCGGTAACGACGATCAGACGGTTGCGCGGCAGCACTAAATCGACGTTCTTGAGGTTGTGCTCTCGCGCGCCCTTAATAACGATGGAGTCTAGCGGCGGCATCTACTTCCTTACGAGACACTCTGGGAGGGCGGGAGGTTGCCGAGCAGCACCCGGGAGACCTCCAAGATCGACGTACAGGTCGCGTCGGGAGGAGTGCAACCGTCCGGTAGGACCTCGTCGCGGACTTTCAGGTAGACAGTGAAGAGGCCGGCGGCGGCGGCGCCCTTCACGTCGCGATCGTAACGGTCGCCCACCATCGCGGTTCGGGCAGGGGCGCTCCCCAAGGTCGTGCACGCATGCGCGAACAGCAGCGGGTCGGGCTTGAGCATGCCCAGCTCGTCGGCGATAAAGAGCGCGTCGAAGAACTCGCCGATGCGCAGCAGCGCGATTTTTTCGTAGTGCGTCTCAGCAAAACCGTTCGTAACGATGCCCAGTTTCTTTCCGGCCGCGCGCAGTTCGCTCAGCAACTCGATCACGCCGGGAAAAACGGCGTAGTACCTCTTCCGGTATTCGTCGTACATCTGCGCGGAACGGTGCGCGAGCGACGCGTCTTGAAGTCCCACCGTCTCGAGCGCCGCGCCCCAGAGCTGGGGCCGGATGTTGGCAAGCTTTATCGCGAACGCCTCGGGAGAAAGCCGTTTCCAAAAACCTTCGGCTTGCGCGATGTACGCCGCTTTGAGCGCGATCGCGTCGACGCCGTGCTCGGCGGCAATTTCGTGCGCCACGTCTTCGGCAGCGCTTTGATAGGCCAACGTATCGTCGTGCAGCGTGTCGTCGAGATCGAACAACACCGCATCGATAGTCCGAGTCAAAACCGCACCCGAAACGATCGCAGCGCATAGGGACCGGCGGTAAAGACGAGCGACTCGTTGTCGATCGCGACGTCGCCGTCCACCGGCCGCTCCAGCGCGTCGACCGGTACGGCCTCGCGAACGCGGCCTCCGCACCGCAACGCTGCCTGCGCGCCGGTGCCGTTACATTCGCGAACGCGCACCACGACGCCGTCGCCGTCTTCGGCCGGTTTGCACGCAACGATCGCAACGTTCGCGTCGTCGCTCGTGAAGAGCCGCACGCCGCCGCCCCCCGCGAACTGGAGCCAAAGGCGCTCGATATCGCCTACCGACGCATCGCGCAGCGGCGCGAACGCCCACGACAACGCGTGCTCGCCGCGATCGGCGTGCGGATCCGGCCACGTCGTGGAGCGCAGCAGCGAGTGCCCAAGCCGGATGCCGCCGGCGGGGAGCGCGCGGGCACTCCAACCGTACGTATCGAGCGCGAGAATCGCCACCGCAGCTTCGTCCTCGCTGCGGGCCACGGCGAAGCGCTGTCCCGGCACTTCAAACCGGGCGCGCTCGTAGGGCGTGTCGGCGCGCGCGGTGCGTTCGATGCTCCCGTGCGGCGCACCGTATCGCACCGTCTGGGCGCCGGCCGCAAACCAGTTTTCCAGCCGTAACAAGGTACGGCGTTCGCGCCAGTCGACGGCGAGA comes from the Candidatus Baltobacteraceae bacterium genome and includes:
- a CDS encoding HAD family hydrolase — protein: MTRTIDAVLFDLDDTLHDDTLAYQSAAEDVAHEIAAEHGVDAIALKAAYIAQAEGFWKRLSPEAFAIKLANIRPQLWGAALETVGLQDASLAHRSAQMYDEYRKRYYAVFPGVIELLSELRAAGKKLGIVTNGFAETHYEKIALLRIGEFFDALFIADELGMLKPDPLLFAHACTTLGSAPARTAMVGDRYDRDVKGAAAAGLFTVYLKVRDEVLPDGCTPPDATCTSILEVSRVLLGNLPPSQSVS